A single window of Polaribacter sp. SA4-10 DNA harbors:
- the hemH gene encoding ferrochelatase: MKGILLNNLGSPDSTETKDVKRYLGEFLMDERVIDIPFWKRWILIKGIILNVRPKKSGAAYKKIWWKEGSPLVVISERFTKKIKQKVDIPVTLAMRYGSMSMEKGIKELVDKGVTEIFLAPLYPHYAMSSYETVVTQAEEILAAKYPQVKLDTLPPFYNKPDYIKAMSDNIANHLKGFDYDHILFSYHGIPERHIKKSDPTKSHCKLDGSCCERNSVAHYTCYRHQCFETTKEIAKFLNLKEGTWSNSFQSRLLKDPWLKPYTDFELEKFPSEGKKKLAVITPAFVSDCLETLEEIAMEGKEEFLKFGGTEYKHIPCMNDNDDWVDVMVNWINDWKNN; encoded by the coding sequence ATGAAAGGAATTTTACTAAACAATTTAGGATCGCCAGATTCTACAGAAACAAAAGACGTTAAAAGATATTTAGGTGAATTTTTAATGGATGAACGCGTTATTGACATTCCGTTTTGGAAACGCTGGATACTTATTAAAGGAATCATATTAAATGTGAGACCAAAAAAATCTGGTGCTGCTTACAAAAAAATCTGGTGGAAAGAAGGTTCTCCATTAGTGGTAATTTCAGAGCGGTTTACAAAAAAGATAAAACAAAAAGTAGACATTCCTGTTACTTTAGCAATGCGTTACGGCTCTATGAGCATGGAAAAAGGCATCAAAGAATTGGTTGATAAAGGTGTAACAGAAATCTTTTTAGCGCCTTTATACCCTCATTACGCAATGTCTTCTTATGAAACTGTGGTTACGCAAGCAGAAGAAATTTTGGCAGCTAAATATCCGCAAGTAAAACTAGATACTTTACCTCCTTTTTATAACAAACCAGATTATATAAAAGCGATGAGCGATAATATTGCGAATCACTTAAAAGGATTTGACTACGATCATATATTATTTTCTTATCACGGAATTCCAGAACGTCACATTAAAAAATCAGATCCTACAAAAAGTCACTGTAAACTAGACGGTTCTTGTTGCGAACGTAATTCTGTAGCACATTATACATGTTACAGACACCAATGTTTTGAAACAACAAAAGAAATTGCAAAATTCTTAAATTTGAAAGAAGGAACTTGGAGCAATTCATTTCAGTCTCGCTTATTAAAAGATCCTTGGTTAAAACCATATACAGATTTTGAGTTAGAAAAATTTCCATCAGAAGGAAAGAAAAAATTAGCAGTTATTACTCCTGCTTTTGTTTCTGATTGTTTAGAAACTTTAGAGGAAATTGCCATGGAAGGAAAAGAAGAATTCTTAAAATTTGGCGGAACAGAGTACAAACATATACCTTGTATGAATGACAATGATGACTGGGTAGATGTTATGGTAAACTGGATTAATGATTGGAAAAATAATTAA
- a CDS encoding TrmH family RNA methyltransferase, whose translation MKQLTHYDIENKQQQFPITIVCDAIRTPENIGMCFRISESFGVEKIYFHENSPSLENRKVIKTARNTIAEIKHEFYNNFEQTIHQLKAEGNTIVGIEITDKSINIQDFNFKKHKKIVLLLGSERNGIENINLTDETIAIPMYGRNSSMNVVHSLAITLYEVTNQLNTK comes from the coding sequence TTGAAACAATTAACACATTACGACATAGAAAATAAGCAACAACAATTTCCAATTACAATTGTTTGTGATGCCATCAGAACTCCAGAAAATATAGGAATGTGTTTCAGGATTTCTGAAAGTTTTGGTGTTGAAAAAATTTATTTTCATGAAAATTCACCGTCATTAGAAAACAGAAAAGTTATAAAAACGGCAAGAAACACTATTGCCGAAATAAAACATGAATTTTACAACAATTTTGAGCAAACAATTCATCAATTAAAAGCAGAAGGAAATACAATAGTAGGTATAGAAATTACTGATAAAAGTATCAATATTCAAGATTTTAATTTTAAAAAACATAAAAAAATCGTCTTACTTTTGGGAAGTGAAAGAAACGGAATTGAAAACATTAATTTAACAGATGAAACTATTGCAATACCAATGTATGGTAGAAACTCATCTATGAATGTAGTACATAGTTTAGCTATAACTCTGTATGAGGTTACAAATCAATTGAATACTAAATAA
- a CDS encoding CopD family protein, with the protein MDFLYVKALHIIFVVTWFAGLFYIIRLFIYHVEAEKKPEPAKEILQTQYKLMSKRLWYIITWPSAILASFFAFWMLYKNPYYLEMPWMHVKLAFVLALYFYHYSCQKIYKQLQNDIIKYSAFKLRIWNEVATIILFAVVFLVTLQSAINWIWGVAGILLFGVLMMLGIRLYKKMREKRSWEKAEKEVLDKK; encoded by the coding sequence ATGGATTTCTTATACGTAAAAGCATTACACATTATTTTTGTTGTTACTTGGTTTGCTGGTTTATTCTATATAATTCGTTTATTTATTTATCATGTAGAAGCAGAAAAAAAACCAGAACCTGCAAAAGAAATTTTACAAACTCAGTATAAGTTAATGAGTAAAAGATTGTGGTACATTATTACATGGCCCTCCGCAATTTTAGCAAGTTTCTTTGCTTTTTGGATGCTCTATAAAAATCCTTATTATTTAGAAATGCCTTGGATGCATGTAAAACTCGCTTTTGTTTTAGCGCTCTATTTTTATCATTATTCTTGTCAGAAAATCTACAAACAATTACAAAATGACATTATAAAATATTCCGCATTCAAACTAAGAATATGGAATGAAGTTGCAACAATCATCTTATTTGCAGTCGTATTTTTAGTAACCTTACAAAGTGCCATAAATTGGATTTGGGGCGTTGCAGGTATTCTTCTTTTTGGAGTTTTAATGATGTTAGGAATTAGACTCTACAAAAAAATGAGAGAAAAGAGATCTTGGGAAAAAGCCGAAAAAGAGGTTTTGGATAAAAAATAG